The Schizosaccharomyces pombe strain 972h- genome assembly, chromosome: I genome contains a region encoding:
- the cct2 gene encoding chaperonin-containing T-complex beta subunit Cct2, translating to MSLNPHQIFNESGIQERGENARLSSFVGAIAVGDLVKSTLGPKGMDKILQSNSSGDIVVTNDGATILKSIALDNAAAKVLVNISKVQDDEVGDGTTSVCVFAAELLRQAEIMVNAKIHPQVIIDGYRIATKTAIDALRASSIDNSSDPAKFRSDLENIARTTLSSKILSQNKNHFAQLAVDAVLRLKGSTNLDNIQIIKILGGKLDDSFLDEGFILNKTIGVNCPKVMENANILIANTAMDTDKVKVFGARVRVDTTGKLAELERAEREKMKAKVEKIKSHNINCFINRQLIYNWPEQLFADAGIMSIEHADFDGIERLSLVTGGEIASTFDHPELVKLGHCKKIEEIIIGEDKMIKFSGVEAGEACTIVLRGATHQLLDESERAIHDALAVLSQTVAESRVTLGGGCAEMLMAKAVEEAATHEPGKKAVAVSAFAKALSQLPTILADNAGFDSSELVAQLKAAHYDGNDTMGLDMDEGEIADMRAKGILEALKLKQAVVSSGSEGAQLLLRVDTILKAAPRPRERM from the exons ATG TCTTTAAATCCTCATCAGATTTTTAACGAAAGTGGCATCCAAGAGCGGGGTGAAAATGCCCGTCTTTCATCGTTTGTGGGTGCAATTGCTGTGGGCGATTTGGTAAAAAGCACTTTAGGTCCTAAGGGAATG gacaaaattttacaatcaAACTCTTCGGGTGATATTGTTGTGACAAATGACGGTGCTACCATTCTTAAGTCTATAGCTTTGGATAATGCAGCTGCTAAAGTTTTAGTGAATATCTCAAAAGTCCAAGATGATGAAGTTGGCGACGGTACTACCAGTGTGTGTGTCTTCGCTGCTGAACTTCTTCGTCAAGCAGAAATTATGGTCAATGCAAAAATACATCCTCAAGTGATTATCGATGGTTATCGTATTGCTACTAAAACTGCTATCGATGCTCTTCGTGCTTCCTCTATTGATAATTCTAGTGATCCTGCTAAATTTCGTAGTGACCTCGAGAATATTGCCAGAACTACTCTGTCTTCCAAAATCTTATCTCAGAATAAAAACCATTTTGCTCAGCTGGCTGTTGATGCAGTGCTTCGCTTGAAAGGTAGCACGAACTTGGATAACATTCAAATTATTAAGATCCTTGGTGGTAAACTTGATGACTCCTTCCTTGATGAGGGATTTATTCTCAATAAAACTATTGGTGTTAACTGTCCCAAAGTTATGGAAAATGCTAACATTTTAATTGCTAATACGGCTATGGATACGGATAAAGTGAAAGTTTTTGGTGCTAGGGTTCGTGTAGACACAACTGGCAAGCTTGCCGAACTTGAACGCGCTGAGCGCGAGAAAATGAAGGctaaagttgaaaaaatcaaaagtcATAATATTAATTGCTTCATTAACCGTCAACTCATTTACAATTGGCCAGAGCAGCTGTTCGCTGACGCTGGTATTATGTCCATTGAACATGCAGACTTCGATGGAATTGAGCGGCTGTCTTTGGTCACTGGTGGTGAAATTGCTTCAACTTTTGACCATCCTGAACTTGTCAAATTAGGTCACTGTAAGAAAATTGAGGAGATCATTATCGGTGAAGATAAAATGATCAAGTTTTCTGGCGTTGAAGCCGGAGAAGCCTGCACCATTGTTTTACGTGGTGCCACTCATCAGTTACTGGATGAATCTGAACGAGCCATTCATGATGCATTAGCTGTTCTTTCCCAAACAGTCGCTGAATCTCGAGTCACTTTAGGAGGAGGTTGTGCTGAAATGCTAATGGCCAAGGCAGTGGAAGAAGCTGCTACCCATGAGCCTGGTAAGAAGGCAGTTGCTGTTTCTGCTTTTGCAAAAGCATTATCACAATTACCAACTATATTGGCTGATAATGCTGGCTTTGACTCTAGTGAGCTAGTAGCTCAGTTAAAGGCAGCTCATTATGATGGCAACGATACAATGGGTCTTGATATGGATGAAGGAGAGATTGCTGATATGAGAGCCAAGGGTATACTCGAGgcattgaaattaaaacaagCTGTAGTTTCAAGTGGATCTGAAGGTGCTCAACTTTTGTTACGCGTTGATACTATATTAAAGGCTGCACCAAGACCCCGTGAACGAATGTAA
- the rsc58 gene encoding RSC complex subunit Rsc58 yields MNAESCSLILSYISSAPAGNLVLNCTATTNKQTLEANLKSAVYQRYPEFLEDWTNVCVHIIHSYFPKDADYWNVDKLYTSVNRITTLEQSKVVGKEIKNGFTFDAENSTASLENDLQPQFRSHALFMVGSAGPLFSSTARTSRLDSRLPDGGIIAKPVALLPTPSVANSQEYTLDKLSPPSTAKPPASVIEFNPSLAKLPTVKYLQSGPFSSIAPYKNSSSSVIPDSSFHSVACYRASSHYKEAPVEKSIDIDIIQNNLSLLEEDSWTSVPIQGELVELNKLLQHLQLLQNQRITSHNVLSDEERQISVQVQNLILKLAKDYDMSPEDFLMDDFTLSLTQYGAFYRGTLPLSAQPLELPSQQLLRSQSNAALRSNSLSMNGSLSPSSTNVPLQSYRRTTKSRR; encoded by the exons ATGAATGCTGAAAGTTGCTCCTTAATTCTTTCCTATATCTCTTCTGCACCTGCGGGCAATCTAGTATTGAATTGCACTGCTACCACAAACAAGCAAACCCTCGAGGCAAACTTAAAGTCCGCTGTTTATCAAAGGTACCCAGAGTTTCTAGAAGATTGGACGAATGTATGCGTGCATATAATTCATTCCTACTTTCCAAAAGATGCTGATTATTGGAATGTCGACAAATTATATACATCGGTGAACCGAATTACCACACTCGAACAAAGTAAAGTTGTTgggaaagaaataaaaaatggcTTCACTTTTGATGCTGAAAATTCAACCGCTTCATTGGAAAATG ATTTACAACCACAATTCAGGTCACACGCTTTGTTTATGGTCGGTTCTGCTGGTCCTTTGTTCAGTTCTACTGCTCGAACTTCCCGATTAGACAGTCGATTACCAGATGGAGGAATAATTGCAAAGCCAGTTGCCCTTTTGCCAACTCCATCCGTTGCTAATTCCCAAGAGTACACCTTGGATAAGTTATCCCCCCCCTCAACCGCCAAACCTCCTGCATCAGTTATAGAATTTAATCCTTCATTGGCTAAACTTCCTACTGTGAAGTACCTACAGTCTGGCCCCTTCTCCTCAATTGCTCCTTAcaaaaattcatcttcttctgtTATTCCTGattcttcatttcattcTGTTGCTTGTTATCGGGCATCTAGTCATTACAAAGAGGCACCTGTCGAGAAGTCAATCGATATTGACATCATTCAAAACAATTTGAGTCTATTAGAAGAAGACTCATGGACTTCTGTACCTATTCAAGGGGAACTTGTTGAATTGAATAAGTTACTACAGCATCTTCAACTGcttcaaaatcaaagaatCACATCTCATAACGTACTCTCCGATGAGGAGCGCCAAATATCTGTGCAAGTACAAAACTTGATACTTAAGTTAGCAAAAGATTACGATATGTCTCCAGAAGATTTTCTTATGGACGATTTTACTCTTTCACTCACTCAATATGGCGCCTTTTATCGTGGAACTCTTCCTCTTAGTGCACAACCGCTGGAGCTTCCTTCACAGCAACTGCTACGCTCCCAGTCCAATGCTGCTTTACGGAGCAATTCCCTATCAATGAACGGCTCCTTAAGTCCAAGCTCTACAAATGTTCCTTTACAGTCTTATCGACGGACTACAAAATCACGTAGATGA
- the grh1 gene encoding GRASP family protein (human GRASP protein family Golgi protein) — translation MFGGLKNFIKEKSEALAGIHRESDESCGFRVLKVENDSKAYNARIESYYDFITAVNGILLNGDPSMFMALLRDSSPEVTLEVFSLKGQITRKVNIKINSDEKIGMVLQWASIAPAVDAIWHILNVIDDSPVARASLVPYEDYIVGTPEGMMTGEKALSDLIESHLNRPLRLYIYNHYRDSTRQVTIVPNRHWGGNGAIGCGVGHGVLHRLPAPLSGPPPQPGDIVFSNPMLGGPDHKVSQPSETENFLPTPEPPKIASANAGSSNEISIPHYQRHKKSHKGAIQDSSIQSYLDEEEKLSRELDHKTKDASSTNDSQTTPLPPPPPVAVNSTNDESAPQNEELVKN, via the exons ATGTTTGGTGGTTTAAAGAactttattaaagaaaaatcagaAGCTTTAGCTGGTATTCATCGAGAATCAGATGAATCATGTGGTTTCAGAGTATTAAAGGTTGAAAACGATTCGAAAGCCTATAATGCCAGAATTGAGTCTTATTACGATTTTATAACGGCAGTGAATGGGATCTTACTG AATGGAGACCCTTCAATGTTTATGGCTTTGCTTCGTGATTCTTCCCCCGAAGTAACTTTAGaagtattttctttaaaaggGCAAATTACGAGGAAagttaatattaaaattaacagTGACG AAAAAATTGGCATGGTTTTACAGTGGGCATCAATCGCTCCTGCCGTGGATGCCATTTGGCATATTTTGAATGTTATAGACGATTCTCCTGTTGCACGAGCTAGCCTTGTTCCGTATGAAGATTATATCGTCGGAACTCCTGAAGGAATGATGACAGGAGAAAAAGCGCTTTCAGACCTAATTGAGTCT CATCTCAACAGACCCTTACGCCTGTATATCTACAATCATTATCGCGACTCCACTCGTCAAGTTACCATTGTCCCAAATCGTCATTGGGGAGGTAATGGAGCTATTGGATGTGGTGTTGGACATGGCGTCTTGCATCGCTTACCCGCTCCTTTGTCAGGACCTCCTCCACAACCTGGGGACATTGTGTTTTCAAATCCCATGCTGGGGGGTCCAGATCATAAAGTGTCTCAGCCCAGTGAAACTGAAAACTTTTTGCCTACTCCAGAACCACCTAAAATCGCTTCTGCTAATGCTGGATCTAGCAATGAAATATCTATCCCGCACTATCAAAGACATAAGAAGTCTCATAAAGGCGCTATCCAAGATTCTTCTATTCAATCATATttagatgaagaagaaaaactaAGCAGAGAATTGGATCATAAAACCAAAGACGCTTCTTCTACTAACGATTCCCAAACAACTCCTTTgcctcctcctcctcctgTCGCTGTTAATTCAACAAACGATGAATCAGCGCCTCAAAATGAAGAACTTGTGAAAAATTAG
- the aut12 gene encoding autophagy associated protein Aut12, with protein MEPTSEHSSIKEEVENDNVHRSHESECGSLLLNPGNVLMAAPSVSEDDQEVSRSTPELRSHVENVEQLLSDILHDNSSPLNVSTSVSSSSNNTAVDEIIKLLSLISFDLAKQKRTYLIFSSSGKPVFSNIVDDSIEPSTVGALQAIISSFEVSKEELTSFSTFSNVIVVLSKNPLYLVGVSPSTTLSAAYLLSELNLLYCQILTGVTAKAMQLTLNSRPNFDLRRLIGSNEQFLKELCDQLNDYELVPTLNAISPLPLRSSFRDQLSQLLLRETPKSLLFTFIAIRGRLVCMVKAKKLLLHANDLYLLFLSLFRTQSFNDSMEHWVPVCFPTLNPDAYIYIYSYFLCKDTVLIMGSSESGVFFEMQSVKCKVAQEIQDHGWLKKLIYCEEMDRTTPRNPGSPCISHYLFYSKKYSQFYTPGYSFSTPNFNTRTLYAIYASLHDQAFHKKNSFSINMTVHESLLLFTWSTASFDFHCIANATTSSQLLIANVNKILRWIRREENRLFIQTNLSF; from the exons ATGGAACCAACATCTGAGCATTCATCAATCAAGGAGGAAGTGGAAAATGATAACGTTCATAGATCTCATGAGTCGGAATGTGGATCACTGCTGTTAAACCCTGGTAATGTTCTAATGGCAGCGCCTTCGGTGTCAGAGGATGATCAAGAAGTAAGCAGGTCTACACCAGAATTGCGAAGCCACGTGGAAAACGTTGAACAATTACTTTCTGATATATTGCATGATAATTCCTCTCCGCTTAATGTAAGCACTTCAGTATCGAGCAGTAGTAACAATACGGCTGTTGATGAAATTATAAAACTACTTTCGTTGATATCTTTTGATTTGGCAAAACAAAAGCGCACATATTTGATATTCTCTTCATCAGGGAAGCCCGTGTTTAGTAACATTGTTGATGATTCAATTGAGCCATCAACCGTTGGCGCGTTACAAGCAATTATTAGCTCTTTCGAAGTGTCGAAAGAAGAGCTAACAAGCTTTTCTACCTTTTCCAATGTTATCGTTGTTCTCTCCAAAAATCCTCTTTATCTTGTTGGCGTATCGCCATCGACAACTTTAAGCGCAGCATATTTACTCAGTGAGTTAAACCTCTTATATTGCCAAATACTTACTGGGGTTACTGCGAAAGCTATGCAGCTGACCTTAAACTCCCGcccaaattttgatttgagAAGACTTATTGGAAGCAACGAGCAGTTCCTAAAAGAACTATGTGATCAACTTAATGATTATGAATTAGTCCCCACATTGAATGCCATATCTCCTCTTCCTTTACGTTCCTCTTTTCGTGATCAGCTGTCGCAACTGCTGTTGAGAGAAACACCCAAATCTCTGCtgtttacttttatagCTATACGAGGTCGGCTTGTTTGTATGGTTAAGGCGAAGAAGCTTTTATTACATGCTAATGATCTCTATTTACTTTTCCTATCACTCTTCCGCACACAGTCTTTTAATGATTCAATGGAGCATTGGGTGCCTGTTTGTTTTCCTACTCTAAATCCAGATGCTtatatttacatttataGCTATTTCCTATGTAAGGACACTGTCTTGATAATGGGGAGCAGCGAAAGTGGtgtcttttttgaaatgcAATCAGTGAAATGCAAAGTTGCTCAGGAAATTCAGGATCATGGATGGTTGAAAAAGCTCATTTATTGTGAAGAAATGGATAGAACTACGCCAAGGAATCCCGGATCTCCTTGTATTTCACATTACTTGttttattcaaagaaataCTCACAGTTTTATACTCCTGGctattcattttcaactCCCAATTTCAATACTAG AACTCTTTATGCTATTTATGCTAGCTTACACGACCAGGCatttcacaaaaaaaattctttctcAATTAATATGACTGTCCATGAATCTTTGCTTCTATTCACGTGGTCAACTGCATCGTTCGACTTTCATTGTATTGCTAACGCTACCACTAGCAGTCAACTGCTTATTGCAAATGTTAATAAGATTTTGAGATGGATACGAAGGGAGGAGAATCGATTATTTATACAAACAAACCTTTCGTTTTGA
- the mug161 gene encoding CwfJ family splicing factor mug161, producing the protein MIFYDKLKPADVLVIGSADGRVIEAIEYIADLHKQHGFKFAICLGNLFSHKRTTSADVVKLKNEKVKVPIPVYFGVGTAGLPESIISHMAMYGPEVAPNLFCMGICGFMKTFYKFTIAQLGGSYNEEKYYQPPEKFEQSLNEKCFHRSDVQKLSKRCDILFSSEWPEDVQENSTLPERKLPKGCMPLAALAANCMPQYFFVPGPVYYEREPYKNSAAINVNTGTVTHFVALAPFKNSKNEKFSYAFTLYPLTTEYMQPAPPNCTASPFEHRPIPLKRASEDQIIPQQTNKFHKSKSSTALFKSKKDSSSSLNKMHKSESHSALNNLHKSESGTSLNNRRSKVGPGSCFFCLSNPNVALHLIVAIGNEAYMALPKGPLTTTASNTPALASSGHVLIIPIAHASALSTLSDTSYEKTLNEMNRFRKAVTDMYNACDSDALVYEISRANGVHLHWQMIPIPKISSHRIESVFLEMAKEAGYDFEERDVEPHELNYFRVFLPSGKILIHRLQLRERFDLQFGRRAAAKILGLEDRVDWRKCVQTEDEEKAESEAFKMCFKPYDFT; encoded by the exons atgattttttatgacAAACTGAAACCGGCTGATGT GCTGGTTATTGGGTCTGCTGATGGGCGAGTTATTGAAGCTATCGAGTATATTGCTGATCTTCACAAACAGCATggttttaaatttgctaTTTGTCTTGGCAATTTGTTTTCCCACAAGCGTACAACTAGTGCGGACGTTgttaaactaaaaaatgaaaaagtaaagg TTCCTATACCAGTCTATTTCGGGGTTGGTACTGCTGGTTTGCCAGAGTCCATTATTTCGCATATGGCCATGTATGGACCAGAGGTAGCACCTAACTTGTTTTGTATGGGTATTTGTGGGTTTatgaaaactttttacaAGTTTACAATTGCTCAACTTGGTGGATCTTATAATGAGGAGAAATACTACCAACCTCCCGAAAAATTTGAGCAAAGCTTAAATGAAAAGTGTTTTCATCGAAGTGATGTACAAAAGTTGTCTAAACGTTGTGACATTTTGTTCAGCTCTGAATGGCCGGAGGACGTACAAGAAAACTCTACTCTCCCTGAGAGAAAGTTGCCTAAAGGTTGTATGCCGTTAGCTGCACTAGCTGCTAATTGTATGCCGCAGTACTTTTTTGTTCCTGGGCCAGTTTACTACGAACGTGAACCCTACAAAAACTCTGCCGCTATTAATGTTAACACTGGTACTGTCACTCATTTCGTGGCTTTGGCCCCTTTCAAAAACTCCAAAAATGAGAAGTTTTCATACGCTTTTACTCTCTACCCCTTGACAACTGAGTACATGCAGCCAGCTCCTCCTAACTGTACTGCTTCTCCATTTGAGCATAGGCCAATTCCCTTAAAGCGTGCTTCAGAAGATCAAATTATTCCCCagcaaacaaataaattccATAAATCTAAATCAAGCACTGCTCTCtttaaatctaaaaaagaTTCTAGCTCGTCCCTCAACAAAATGCACAAGTCAGAGTCACATAGTGCACTCAATAATTTGCACAAGTCCGAATCAGGCACTTCGCTCAATAATAGACGGTCTAAAGTTGGAC CCGGGTCATGCTTCTTTTGTTTGAGTAATCCAAATGTTGCACTTCACTTAATAGTCGCTATTGGTAACGAAGCTTACATGG CGTTGCCCAAAGGCCCTCTTACTACCACGGCATCGAATACCCCAGCTTTAGCTTCCTCTGGTCATGTTTTGATTATACCAATTGCGCATGCTTCTGCTTTAAGTACTTTGTCGGACACCTCATATGAGAAAActttaaatgaaatgaatcGATTTCGTAAAGCTGTAACTGATATGTACAATGCTTGTGATTCCGATGCTTTAGTATATGAAATTAGTAGAGCTAACGGAGTTCATTTGCATTGGCAAATGATTCCCATCCCCAAGATTTCCTCACATCGTATTGAATCAGTCTTCCTTGAAATGGCAAAGGAAGCTGGTTACGACTTTGAGGAAAGGGATGTAGAACCTCATGAGCTGAACTATTTCCGTGTATTTCTACCCTCTGGAAAAATCTTAATTCATCGATTACAACTAAGAGAACGATTTGATTTACAGTTTGGGCGACGTGCTGctgcaaaaattttgggTCTTGAGGATAGGGTTGATTGGAGAAAATGCGTTCAGacagaagatgaagaaaaagctGAGAGTGAAGCTTTCAAAATGTGTTTCAAACCTTACGACTTTACATAA
- the tls1 gene encoding splicing factor Tls1, which translates to MNSIHIKKKSNRSFRRRKVFGNEKEFDLEELDDNDIRLRQALEATKRRKIRNSIIGINAEKLLNQETKKEKQLNTANEPHEANDQTSAQSSKLIEAQLPTVEDRFAKQTNEVDINTHLLNFVEKKLKQERLAQNYSENGETNALNTKNESTVQNIKNSLHPNEHSFIRDAAALGAIREVDLGIISTDVDNLKNGRKRQKKRARMKEKLDSKALRTSEDAARDEFIEKMLKPISQDEESKGIYRRFRVYKDGTQD; encoded by the coding sequence ATGAATAGTATacatataaaaaagaaaagcaatcGATCGttcagaagaagaaaagtttttggaaatgaaaaagaatttgattTAGAAGAATTAGATGATAATGATATTCGTCTACGGCAAGCTTTGGAAGCTACTAAGAGGcgaaaaattagaaattcGATTATCGGGATAAATGCtgaaaagttattaaatcaagaaacaaaaaaagagaaacaaTTGAACACTGCTAATGAGCCTCATGAAGCTAATGATCAGACCTCAGCTCAATCGTCGAAACTTATAGAGGCGCAACTTCCAACCGTCGAAGATAGGTTTGCtaaacaaacaaacgaGGTTGACATCAACACGCATTTATTAAactttgttgaaaaaaaactgaaaCAGGAAAGGTTGGCCCAAAACTACTCAGAAAATGGAGAGACTAATGCACttaatacaaaaaatgaatcgACGGtacaaaacataaaaaattccttaCATCCAAATGAACATTCATTTATTAGAGATGCAGCTGCTCTTGGTGCTATACGTGAAGTAGATTTAGGGATTATTAGTACCGACGTtgataatttgaaaaatggtCGGAAacgacaaaaaaaaagagcaagaatgaaagaaaaactagACTCGAAGGCTCTTCGCACCTCTGAGGACGCTGCTCGGGatgaatttattgaaaaaatgttaaaacCGATATCCCAAGATGAAGAAAGTAAGGGAATCTACAGGCGTTTTCGCGTTTACAAGGATGGAACTCAGGATTAa
- the oct1 gene encoding peptidase Oct1, which produces MQVRTLLTLGKKKVIGNRQCILSLYRKYSNVQSRKAEDQLLRQIFDDQNIAVNQITKRNGIQGVGLFRNHFLSDKDTGFLRLAETASEKCKAVIEDLLLEDTEDGSIVVSKFDRISNLLCSVIDLFEFVRCAHPDKMVVMKAEEAYSYLFELMNTLNTHQGLYEKLKCSLQQTPTLKDTDPEAYTVGRVFLQDFEKSGVNLESSKRNSFVKKSSESATLGRAFFNNSMNRPQRYLTISKQRLAGSDPYFVRSLSKNDKNFIMIPTVGYEGTQALISVANPDVRKEIYMEGHKGTVEEVELLNSYLRSKAEVAKLVGKSSFADLQLIDKMANAPKHVVEFLENLSLKNSSVLKKILNNLALMKKKELNLNFLPSFDVWDREYYTARYKQSLINQKPSLNPSITNYRRFFSVGTVIQGLSRLFSSLYGLRFVPADISPGEVWHPDVNKVNVYNENDHVMGVIYFDLFARTGKTDGAAHFTIRSSRELDLTSFDDSISLGFDDATNIRVKDNKRYQIPVISLLCNFVRSSGMDPTFLDLWDVKTLFHEMGHAMHSILGHTKYQNLAGTRCATDFVELPSIIMEFFMSNPAVLPLYARYEGTEIPLPVQVLNHHNMVENSSAPLDLQSQICMAMVDQLFHSKVVLDPSFNSIDEVTNVTRKFSGFESAPPAAWYLQFSHLYGYSATYYSYIFDTVLASLIFSKLFAGNPLSREAGEKFRKAILRWGGSRSPWECVAEALEQPILATGGEEAMRRIGSEGIKATSTF; this is translated from the coding sequence ATGCAAGTAAGAACTTTGCTTACAttgggaaaaaaaaaagtaattggAAATAGGCAGTGCATTCTTAGTCTTTATCGAAAATATTCTAATGTTCAAAGTCGCAAAGCGGAAGACCAATTGTTGcgtcaaatttttgatgatcAGAATATAGCTGTGAACCAGATAACGAAAAGAAATGGAATTCAGGGAGTAGGATTGTTTCGTAATCACTTCCTTTCCGACAAAGATACCGGCTTCCTAAGGCTCGCGGAAACTGCATCTGAAAAATGTAAGGCCGTGATTGAGGATCTTTTGCTCGAGGATACTGAAGACGGGTCAATTGTAGTCAGCAAATTTGACAGGATTTCTAACTTACTATGCAGTGTCATTGACCTTTTTGAGTTTGTGCGCTGCGCCCATCCTGACAAGATGGTGGTAATGAAAGCAGAAGAAGCTTACAGTTATCTATTTGAGCTGATGAACACTTTAAACACTCATCAAGGTCTTTacgaaaaattaaagtGTTCTTTACAACAGACTCCTACGTTGAAAGATACAGATCCTGAAGCATATACTGTTGGAAGAGTATTCCTCcaagattttgaaaaatcgGGCGTAAATTTAGAGAGCTCGAAAAGAAACTCCTTTGTTAAAAAGTCCTCTGAATCTGCAACTCTTGGAAgagcattttttaataatagcATGAATCGTCCTCAGCGTTATTTAACTATTTCTAAGCAACGTCTGGCTGGTTCGGACCCATATTTTGTACGCTCACTCTCTAAGAATGACAAAAACTTTATTATGATTCCAACTGTTGGATACGAAGGTACACAGGCCTTGATTAGTGTAGCAAATCCCGACGTCaggaaagaaatttacATGGAAGGTCATAAAGGAACAGTTGAAGAAGTCGAATTGCTAAATTCCTATTTGAGGTCTAAAGCGGAAGTTGCGAAACTAGTGGGAAAAAGTAGTTTTGCAGATTTACAACTTATAGATAAAATGGCTAATGCTCCTAAACATgttgttgaatttttagagaacttatcattaaaaaattcttccgtgttaaaaaagattttaaacaatCTCGCgttaatgaagaaaaaagagttaAACTTGAATTTTCTTCCATCATTTGATGTTTGGGACAGGGAATATTATACTGCTCGCTATAAACAATCTCTTATAAATCAAAAGCCTTCTTTAAACCCTTCTATAACGAATTATCGgcgttttttttctgttggTACAGTTATTCAAGGTCTATCTAGACTATTTAGTTCTTTATATGGGCTTCGTTTTGTTCCAGCGGACATTTCCCCTGGTGAGGTATGGCATCCTGATGTAAATAAGGTCAATGTTTACAATGAAAATGATCATGTAATGGGTGTAATTTATTTCGATCTATTTGCTCGAACAGGAAAAACAGATGGAGCTGCTCATTTTACAATTCGTTCTTCTCGGGAATTAGACTTGACAAGCTTTGACGATTCTATAAGTCTTGGATTTGATGATGCTACTAATATAAGGGTCAAGGATAACAAACGGTATCAAATACCTGTCATTTCGTTATTGTGTAATTTCGTACGTTCTAGTGGAATGGATCCTACCTTTTTAGATTTGTGGGATGTGAAAACACTTTTTCACGAGATGGGGCATGCCATGCATTCCATTCTAGGTCATACTAAATATCAGAACTTAGCCGGAACTCGTTGTGCAACCGACTTTGTTGAACTTCCTTCAATTATTATGGAGTTTTTTATGTCAAATCCAGCCGTATTACCGCTTTATGCTCGCTACGAAGGAACTGAGATTCCATTACCTGTACAAGTTTTGAACCATCATAACATGGTTGAAAATAGTTCAGCACCCTTAGATTTACAATCTCAAATTTGTATGGCTATGGTGGATCAATTGTTTCACTCGAAGGTTGTCTTAGATCCGTCATTTAATTCTATCGATGAAGTTACTAATGTAACCAGAAAGTTCAGTGGGTTTGAGTCTGCTCCACCTGCTGCTTGGTATCTTCAGTTTAGTCATCTTTATGGATATAGCGCTACTTATTATTCATACATTTTTGATACGGTATTGGCTTCGCTAATCTTTAGTAAACTTTTTGCTGGAAATCCATTAAGCCGTGAGGCTGGTGAGAAATTTCGTAAAGCCATCCTACGATGGGGTGGCAGTAGAAGCCCATGGGAATGTGTTGCAGAAGCCCTTGAACAACCTATATTAGCAACGGGCGGCGAAGAGGCCATGCGTCGAATAGGAAGTGAAGGTATTAAAGCGACGTCCACCTTTTAA